The proteins below come from a single Ruegeria sp. SCSIO 43209 genomic window:
- the pcaD gene encoding 3-oxoadipate enol-lactonase, with product MHIADLKDVRIHYRIDGDDAGAPIVFANSLGTDMRLWDPILPLLPKGLRIIRYDKRGHGLSSAPSAPYSMGNLVRDAEQLLDYLEVKDCVFVGLSVSGMIAQGLAVKRMDQIRALVLSNTAAKIGTPKMWQQRMDAVRTGGIEALADATMDRWFSKSFRASAEMTLWRNMMVRQPVEGYLGCCAAISGTDFYTPTSGLRLPTLGIAGSEDGSTPPDLVRETVDLIPGSRFALIRKAGHLPCVERPQDFAQLIGDFLTEIGHI from the coding sequence ATGCATATCGCTGACCTCAAAGATGTTCGGATACATTACCGAATTGATGGCGACGACGCTGGCGCCCCCATCGTGTTTGCTAATTCACTGGGCACAGATATGCGGCTGTGGGACCCGATATTGCCGCTACTGCCCAAAGGCCTGCGCATCATTAGGTACGACAAACGCGGGCACGGATTGTCATCAGCACCCTCAGCGCCCTATTCCATGGGAAATCTGGTGCGCGACGCCGAGCAATTGCTGGATTATCTAGAGGTCAAGGATTGCGTATTCGTGGGTCTGTCCGTCAGTGGCATGATTGCGCAGGGCCTGGCGGTCAAGCGTATGGATCAGATCCGCGCGCTGGTGCTGTCGAATACGGCCGCCAAGATCGGCACTCCCAAGATGTGGCAGCAGCGTATGGATGCTGTCCGTACCGGCGGGATCGAGGCACTGGCGGATGCCACCATGGATCGGTGGTTCTCGAAATCATTTCGCGCCAGCGCCGAGATGACGCTTTGGCGCAACATGATGGTCCGACAACCGGTCGAAGGCTATCTGGGCTGCTGCGCTGCAATCTCGGGCACCGATTTCTATACGCCAACCAGCGGATTGCGCCTGCCGACCTTGGGGATTGCGGGCAGCGAAGACGGCTCAACCCCGCCCGATCTGGTGCGCGAAACGGTCGATCTGATCCCTGGTTCACGCTTTGCGCTGATCCGAAAGGCAGGCCACCTGCCCTGCGTCGAGCGCCCTCAGGACTTTGCCCAATTGATTGGTGATTTTCTGACCGAGATCGGACATATTTGA